The Streptomyces sp. NBC_00483 genome contains the following window.
GTACTGAGCTTGCAGCGCGGGTTGCCAGAGTTCTTGGAGGCGAGCGCCCACCGGCTGCCGTCGGGATAACGGCTCCCCTTGACATACGGATGCCAGCACCGACTGACATGACTCGATTGGGAGATCAACTCCGCTCGTGTTCCCCGCTGTCCGGTTCGCTTTCTCCGGTCAGGGTGTCCATCGCGTAGGGGTGGACGTAGCGGCCGTCGTTGAAGGGCTTGAACCAGTCGGCGAGCCCCATGGGTGCGATCCGCAGCATCTCGCCGACGGGGCTGTCCTCGATGCCGTCGGCGGCGTCGTCGTACAGCCATTCATGGTCCATGTCCTCGTACACGAGGTCGGCGAAGCAGTCGAGAGCCTGCTCGACACCGTCGTCGAGCAGGCCGAAGGTCTCCAGGCAGACCTTCGCCTCGTTCAGCAGGAGCCGCAGTGCCAGTTCCTCTGTGACACAGCTCAGCTGGGTGAAGGTGCCCTGCGTGAACCGGGTGGTCATGGCGATCATGGTGACCAGGAAGCGGCGGGCGAACTGTTCGTCGTAGCGCAGGGCGTAGCGGCGGGGCAGGTCCTCCAGGTGCCACAGCACGTCCTCGCACTCGGCGACGTTGGTGTCCGCTTCGGTGAGGGTGTGGACGTCCATGAACAGCTGGTCGATCATCACGTCTGTGGCCCAGATCAGGGCGCCGGCGGCCAGTTGAGCGTCTTCATCCGCGGTGCCCTCGTAGTCGCCGAATTCCTCATCTTCTTTGTCCTCTTCGGTGATCACGCCGAACATCTGCGGTCCGAAGGCTTTGAGCTGGGGTGCGAGGGCCAGCATCTGGCGGCGGGTCTTCTCGGAATCCGCCGCGATCTCCGCCTCACTCGGTGCGGATGTGTGGGTGGTCTGGGCCAGGTGGGCGCGTCGCGACGCTGGGTCAGGGGCGGGGGTTTCCGGGCCCGTTGCGGCGTCCAGGCTTTCCTGGGCAAGCTCCGGGTGGAGCTGAACTTCGCACTTCTCGACGGTCCACTCGGCAAGCAACTCCGTGCGTTCCAGGAGCTCTTGGACGAGGGCGCGGACTGCTTCCTCGGCGATCTCCAGCGTGGGGGCGTGCGCGAAGACCTTCAGTAGTGCGCCGCCGGGGTGGACGGCGACGAGGCTGTCGACGACCTCCACCTCCATGCCGTCCCGGCCCTCGATGCCTTCGACGGCGTCGAATCCTTGCTCCAGCAGCGCGATGGCCCCGACGCGCTGCAACTCGTCCATCTCCGGGGCGCCTTCGGAGGTCTGGGTGTCTACGGTCACGACATACATCACTCCGTCAGCTTTGCAGCACCGGGCAAGGCGGAGGGGCAGTTGTTCGGAACAGCGTGACTGATTCTCGGCGAGAGCCCGGTCCGGAACGAGCACCTGGGCGGGCCTCTTCTCCACCCGCCTCCGGATCCCGCCGCTCTGGAGGTTGGAACTGGTTTCTACCCCAGCCGAGGGCCGGGCTGTGGATCATCAACTCCAGGCCCTGGTTGAGCTTCTCGCGGTCAATGCCGGGCGACAGTTGGCGAACGGCCGCAGCCAGCCCTGCATCGTCTCGAGTTCCGGCCGCCCGTAGGTGTTCTTTCTGGTGCTCTCTCAACTTCAGAGGCCACGATGCCTTGAGTCATCTGGGATGTCGTACCCCTCAACGTCGCGGAGCCAGTAACGGGTCACGGCAGCCCTCCGCCCGATCTCCTGGGATTCAGCTACGTCCATCACTTCCCCGGAGTGCATCGCAAGCGTATGAGCGTCCTCCATGGGCTGCAGAACGGCGCGGGCCACGGCCTGTGCCGTGTCGACATCCAAAAGGCTCTCGGCCTGCCATCGTCGCAGCCGGACCTTGGCCTGCCGTGCAGCACTGCTTAGGGCTTGAGCCTCCAGCGTGCCGACTGCGTTCATTGCCTGCTCGTCCGCCGCGTTGACCTCCTGCGTGAGGTGCTTGGTGATGACTTCCTGGGCGAGGCGGGCACGCTCCTCTTCCGCATGCTGATAGTCAACCGCCACCTGTAGGGCCCGCAGGAGTTGGGCAACGCTGGGCGCCCCAGCTGGGCCGTTGGCAGAACGGTAGGTCCGGCAGGCGAGAGAGGGCACGGCACCGCTTTCGGCTAACGGATCACGGCCGTCGATCAGGACCGTTGGGGAGCCTTTGAACCAAGCTCTACGGGCCTCGGCCAGGTCGGTGATCACTCTCGTGGTGAAGTCCGTGGTGTTCAGCCCGCAGTCGTCAAGCGCCTGTCGCAGTCGCTCCTCGGTGAGCTGGCGGTGAGGACAAGCTGGCGCTACGAGGACCTCAATCTTCATGTTTCCAGGATCGCGCACCTCGGTGCCGTACGAGCCGACGGAAGTGAGGGTTTCCTGGACGTGGAGGCGGCGACCTTGGTGTCGAGGGTGGCGAGTTCGCCGTGCACCCTGCGGTAGCACCGCTACTGGTTCTCCCGCATCAGATGCAGGACCAGCGCGTGGGGCGAGCGGAGTTTGTGTGATCGGCCCGGTCCCGTCGGTCTGCAGGTGCGGGCATGGCGCCGTTTGATCAAGTCGAGACGCCGCCGCAACACGGTGTCGGGCCGGACGGACCAGTATCTGGAGCCGGTGCAGGACTTCACGGGGACACGGGCACCAGTAGAGCGGCAATGAAGGCCCAATCTTCCGGGGCGAACTTGAGCCGGCTCGCCCCGGGCTGTCCCTGAAGGACGGTGAACTGGTGGGGCAGGGCGAGGATCTCCGCGTCCTCGTCGCGGTCGCTCATCGGCAGCAACCGCAGCGCGGCGAACATGGTGGGGACGGCTAGGCAGGCGAGACAGAGTGGCACGAGTGCTCATCCTGCCGCAGCGTCGAAGCCCCTTCTGAGCCGTGCGGATGACATTTCCGGCAGCCGCACGGTCAGCAGGAGGCGGGTACTTTCTGCCAACTCCGCCCGGGCGACGCTACTATCGGTGAATCATGCAACGCCTGACACATTGGCCGCAGGAGGAGTCTTGTTGCACGAGCAGGTTCGCTCCTCGAATGTCCGGTCGGTGGGCTACAGCCCGCAGGATCAGGCGCTCGAAGTCGCCTTTCACAGCGGGGCGGTCTATCGCTACGACGGCGTGCCGACAGGCGTGCACGCGGCCTTGATGGCGGCTGCCAGCAAGGGCGGATTCCTGGCCCAGTTCGTCAAGGGCCGCTACGCCTACCGCCGCGTCTCGGGCTGACGCATACATCATTCCATCCAGGACCCGTCCACTGTCGTCGAGTTGAGGCACGCGTGCAGATCTGTTCCGTCTCCGTTGAGGGCTTTCGTTGCCTTGCGGACGTCGCCGAAGTTCCGGTTCTTTCCCAGACGGTTCTGACCGGTCAAAACGAGGGCGGGAAGACTGCTCTTCTTGACGCGCTGAACTTCTTGCTGCACGGCACAGTACTGAGCGAGAACGATCTCACCTACGTGGGCGACGGCGAGCTTCAGGAGTCAGCGGAGGATGCAGCTGCCCCGCACGCGCGCGTTCCTCAGACGGTCGTGACAGGCAGCTTCAGCCTCAGCGCCGATGAGCAGATCCGTCTCAAACTGCCCGAGCAGGTACGAGTCCGGCGACGTTACCGGCCAGAAGCGGGCATGTTCTTGGAGATCCATCGCCGTGTCTGCCAAGACCCCCAACTGCGTGACTTGGCGGAGGTGAAGCTTCCGCGGTTGAAGGAACTTGCGGCCGCACACGGGATCGATCCAGTCGGGCAGGCGAACGCCAGGGCCAGCTGGGAGCAGCCGCTTGGAGCGCTGGCCCAGCAGATGAAGCAGGTGGACGCGTGGGTGCTGGCACACTCCGAAGTGGCCGCGGCTCTGCCGACGATGGTGTACTTCAAGGGTGACTCCGTCCAGGCGCCCGAGGCCGTGATCCAGAGTCTGCTCAACTCCCGGCTGCGGGAGTACACGCGGGCCGATGAGGTATCCAAGCGAGTATCGGATCTTGAGGACTATCTCGCCGAGTCGCTGAAAGAAGACATCGACAGCATCCGCCGTCACATCGCGCAGCGCTGCACCCTGCCCTCGGTAGAGCTGGCTCCCCAAGTGCAGGTGCGCCCGGCGCTTGTAGGCGTCGAGTTGAACGTCATGGACTCCCATGGCCGCCGTTTTCCTTTGTCGTCCGCCGGCACCGGCCGCTCGCGCCGGATCTCGCTGGCCTTGTGGGAGAGCAGCAACGAACTCCTGGGGCAGCACGACGTCACGCAGGCACCCGAGTCGGATGTCCTGTTCGTCTACGACGAGCCCGACACCCATCTCGACTACGCCCATCAGCGGCGCATCATGGCGCTGCTTCAGCTACAGGCTTCGCGGCCCAACGCGCGCGTCATCGTGGCGACGCACTCGCTCAACCTGATCGACGGAGTCGACATCTCCTCCGTGGTGCACCTGCGTACCCAGGAAGGCCGGGTTCGGGCGGAGGTCCTGAACGATGACAGCGCGGACGAGGACGTGCGCCGACACCTGTCGACGATCGCGACAACGCTGGGCTTCCGCAACAGCGTCCTCCTGCACGAGCGGTTCTTCGTCGCTGTGGAGGGAGTATCGGAGACATCCGCGTTCCCCATCCTCTTTCGCAAGCACGCCAGCTTCCCGATCCAGTCTGCCGGGATCTGCCTGTGGGCCGGCGGCAGCAACGAAGGAGCGCTGCGATTCGCCCGTTTCCTCAAAGATCACGGCCGCGACGTCGCCTTTGTCGTCGACAAAGACAGCCGCACCAACCAGAGGCGCGCCTTCCGCGACGACAAGCTCAAGGAACACGGCTTCGACCTCGAGAAGGAGTGCTTCTACCTCGGCGCCCCCAATGAGCTTGAGGACCTGTTCACCGACGACGATTGGGCCGAGACGGCGAACGCACTGTGGAAGCCGAATCCCGAACGTGGCCCCTGGCAGCCCCAAGAGATCGTAGAGCTTCGGGCCGGCAAGTTCAGCTCGCAGCTGCTCGCCCTGCTCAAGGGCGGCTCTCCCGAAGGACCGCAGAACAAGGAAGACCTCATGGTCGGCATCGCAGCACACCTCGCTGCGGACCGCATCCCCGCCGCCCTGTCGACGATCTTCGACTCTCTCGTCAGTCGCGCGCAGAACGCGGGGCCGCATCTCTGGTAGCTGCGGTGGCCTGGCGCGCCGCGCGCCGTGCCTTCATGCGCATCAGTCGCTGCTGCGGCGTGGGTGCCTCCCACGTGTGTAGTCCGACCGACGCCACCCATTGGGAACCGTGGTGCCCCGGTTGGTCACCACACCAGCGGCAGCCGTCAGGGGACGGCAGCGCAGCGCTGTGCACGCGTATCACCCGACCACCCATGGAACACCGCCCGTGTACGTCGGAATACCCTCGATAAGAACACTTTCCCCGGAAAGTCATGCTCAAAGAGTGCCACCTGCCACTGACAATCGGACCAAGCCATTCCGTTTCTTGTGTCGACTGAGACTGTCGCCCGCATGACGGTTCGCTCCAGGCGCGCACGCCCCTCCCCATCTTCCAGTCATATCCATTTTTCGGTTGAAATGACCACTTAGGGTGACAGTGGATCCTCAATGCGGCATCGTAGGTCTGCAGTCCCCTCCCGATAGCATCCCCCGTGCCCGCCTGAGACAAGTGAGCGCCGCCGGTCGGTGGCGAGCAAGGAGTGCAGGATGGCTTCGGACTGGCCCGCGGAGGAAATCCGTCTCGGCGCGCTTGTCAGTCGGCGCAGTGAACGTCCCCTCACCCCGCCCCTCTCTGCCCCTGATGCACTGCCCTTCGGCGAGCTTTCCCCGCCCGTGTTCGAGCGCTTGGTTAGCGAGGTCATGTGGCTTGTCGATGGGATGAACGACATCCGCGGCTACGGGCGATCCGGACAAGATCAGGGCGGACTCGACCTCATTGGCAGGAAAAAGGGCAAGACGCACGTCTATCAAGTGCGCAGGATCGTCTCCTTGTCCGCGCCCGCGCTCCGTGCAGCCGTTACAGACTTCGCCGGCCCACCCCGCACGACTACCCCCGAAGAGAAGTGGTCCGAGCGACGGTTCGACTCGGTGCGCTTTGTCCTGGCAGCCGGTTGTATCGTCGACGACACGCCGGTGGAGGACGAACTCGTCTCTCTAAAGGAGCGCTACCAGGGCGACATCGACATCGACCTGTACGATGCACGCGCCCTATCTGGGGCCTTGAGAGATCGTCCGTCCCTTGTCGCTGGCGTGTTCGGCCCGGAGTGGGCCAAGGCGTTCTGCGGGATAGAAGCGACACCAGTTTCGTCCCTACCGCATGGCTACGCGCTGTTGAATGACCCGCTCGAGCATTTGGACCTGGCCGACGCCCTGCACCGCGCTCAGCAGCTCGCGGAGACGGAAGAGCCTGGGCCGGCCGCCGAGCTCTTCGGAGAGCTGGCGGATGCACTTGAACAGGCCTCGTTTACCGGGCATGCCGCCCAGTTGCGCACTCGCCAGCGTGATCTGCTGGCGGCCGCTGGGCAGGCCGACACGGCATTCACCGTCGCGGTTCAGTTGCTGCTGGATCGGTATGACTCCGGCGACCGTATGTTTGTCGATGAGCGCTTGGAGCGGCTGGCTTCCAAAGCCGGTGGCACGGCTGCCGACATCTACAGCGTCTTGAAGGCTCTGGCCGACTGGTTCGAGCACGGCTATGCCCTACCGCCGGTGACCGCCGCACTTGAGGCTGTGGTGCGGGCCAGCGATCCACTAGCAGCCCGCTTGGTGCTGGCAGTCATCGAGCAGATCGTTGTCGACGAACATCCCGACGATCATCCGGCGAAGCTGTCGGACCTGGTTTCCCAGGTCGCCCCCGCACAGAAGGGGCTCTTGCGGTTGCGGCTGGAGTGTTGTCTGGCAGACCTGGCCGTCCGCGCCGGACAGGGCCCGGAAGACTCTTACGCCGACCTCAATCGGCGCGCTCTGGGCGGCCGCTTACAGGAACGGTTCGCAGTCTTGGTGCATATGCGCCGCGGACGAGCCCTGGCCCTGGCAGACCTCGGAGAAGAGGCCATCGAGGCCTACCGGCGCGCAGTACTGGTCGCTACCCGAGAGGGCCTGGGAGGCGATGCCCGGCACGCCCTTCGCGCCATTTCCTTTCTGTCCGACCAGTACAACCTTGGACTCAGGGAATCGTCCCAAGCCATGCTCTCGGCCCGTACGGTCGGCGCCAAAGGCGCGCGGCTCCTCGAACTCTCCTTCAGTCCAGCCGTCAGCGCGTTGGAAGGGCTGGTCGACAACAATCTTCCGGACGCCTCGCGAGCCGCGCATCAATGGTTGTGGCAAGACCGGCTCTCCGGTGCCCTGACCGACGAGAACCTCGCACACCAGCGATACGGGGAAGTCTTCAAACGCGCAGGAGAAGTGAAGCACGCCGTGCGTCAGTTCGTCCTTGCGGGCCGCAGGAAGGACGCTTGCTCCGCCGCCGAACCA
Protein-coding sequences here:
- a CDS encoding AAA family ATPase, which codes for MQICSVSVEGFRCLADVAEVPVLSQTVLTGQNEGGKTALLDALNFLLHGTVLSENDLTYVGDGELQESAEDAAAPHARVPQTVVTGSFSLSADEQIRLKLPEQVRVRRRYRPEAGMFLEIHRRVCQDPQLRDLAEVKLPRLKELAAAHGIDPVGQANARASWEQPLGALAQQMKQVDAWVLAHSEVAAALPTMVYFKGDSVQAPEAVIQSLLNSRLREYTRADEVSKRVSDLEDYLAESLKEDIDSIRRHIAQRCTLPSVELAPQVQVRPALVGVELNVMDSHGRRFPLSSAGTGRSRRISLALWESSNELLGQHDVTQAPESDVLFVYDEPDTHLDYAHQRRIMALLQLQASRPNARVIVATHSLNLIDGVDISSVVHLRTQEGRVRAEVLNDDSADEDVRRHLSTIATTLGFRNSVLLHERFFVAVEGVSETSAFPILFRKHASFPIQSAGICLWAGGSNEGALRFARFLKDHGRDVAFVVDKDSRTNQRRAFRDDKLKEHGFDLEKECFYLGAPNELEDLFTDDDWAETANALWKPNPERGPWQPQEIVELRAGKFSSQLLALLKGGSPEGPQNKEDLMVGIAAHLAADRIPAALSTIFDSLVSRAQNAGPHLW
- a CDS encoding KTSC domain-containing protein produces the protein MLHEQVRSSNVRSVGYSPQDQALEVAFHSGAVYRYDGVPTGVHAALMAAASKGGFLAQFVKGRYAYRRVSG
- a CDS encoding HEAT repeat domain-containing protein, with product MASDWPAEEIRLGALVSRRSERPLTPPLSAPDALPFGELSPPVFERLVSEVMWLVDGMNDIRGYGRSGQDQGGLDLIGRKKGKTHVYQVRRIVSLSAPALRAAVTDFAGPPRTTTPEEKWSERRFDSVRFVLAAGCIVDDTPVEDELVSLKERYQGDIDIDLYDARALSGALRDRPSLVAGVFGPEWAKAFCGIEATPVSSLPHGYALLNDPLEHLDLADALHRAQQLAETEEPGPAAELFGELADALEQASFTGHAAQLRTRQRDLLAAAGQADTAFTVAVQLLLDRYDSGDRMFVDERLERLASKAGGTAADIYSVLKALADWFEHGYALPPVTAALEAVVRASDPLAARLVLAVIEQIVVDEHPDDHPAKLSDLVSQVAPAQKGLLRLRLECCLADLAVRAGQGPEDSYADLNRRALGGRLQERFAVLVHMRRGRALALADLGEEAIEAYRRAVLVATREGLGGDARHALRAISFLSDQYNLGLRESSQAMLSARTVGAKGARLLELSFSPAVSALEGLVDNNLPDASRAAHQWLWQDRLSGALTDENLAHQRYGEVFKRAGEVKHAVRQFVLAGRRKDACSAAEPASEFLDVSTLLQMRARWVRSAAAAVTGQQADLIPDDAVAGIAARLTDIVITGSQSAEGDIRTVIQALGALAALDERLPEASGQQVLPLLVGWIPREPTTSRFVDKQMLAFLGACIKADLPLAGQAAQALLDAWKLDMNGADVLLADLHSHLSSVVPVVRERAQQGHRGAAALLAHWRVDDPSVAETARELADSVLAEPVGTDRPLYSVGTTARQCAAFLTVYSNDEVSVGTGEAAGILRERVTAHLLLWAEDRTDTADRRSDAVHALSILAETLPAAMRDTMFERIMCLYDDPGEHPSDAFDRRTQHPLSRHKINEGREGRLPLEVLQASAALATTGAQAARVEQRLLPLLTRPAQVRGNSQLQAQAMLALDRLTPAPVSLMATHASESIRHSAVVCWGRADHRDPSLARVFAQDANPGVRRALAHSLADFSPDEQRKYEAITEQLRIDTSARVRQAAARIP